In a genomic window of Mycolicibacillus parakoreensis:
- a CDS encoding response regulator transcription factor, with translation MTAPVAEKSDPEARILVVDDEENIVELLSVSLKFQGFEVHTAVNGAAALDRAREVRPDAVILDVMMPGMDGFGVLRRLRADGIDAPALFLTARDTLADKITGLTLGGDDYVTKPFSLEEVVARLRVILRRTGKGTEQPRSTRLTFADIELDEDTHEAWKAGELVSLSPTEFTLLRYFMINAGTVLSKPKILDHVWRYDFGGEVNIVESYVSYLRRKIDTGDKRLLHTLRGVGYVLREPR, from the coding sequence ATGACGGCACCAGTGGCAGAAAAATCCGATCCGGAGGCACGGATCCTGGTCGTCGACGATGAGGAGAACATCGTCGAGTTGCTCTCGGTGAGCCTGAAGTTCCAGGGCTTCGAGGTGCACACCGCGGTCAACGGTGCCGCCGCGCTCGACCGGGCCCGCGAGGTGCGCCCCGACGCGGTGATCCTCGACGTGATGATGCCCGGCATGGACGGGTTCGGGGTGCTGCGCCGGCTGCGCGCCGACGGCATCGACGCCCCGGCGCTGTTTCTGACCGCCCGCGACACCCTGGCCGACAAGATCACCGGGTTGACCCTCGGCGGGGACGACTACGTCACCAAACCGTTCTCGCTGGAGGAGGTGGTGGCCCGGCTGCGGGTGATCCTGCGGCGCACCGGCAAGGGCACCGAGCAGCCGCGCAGCACCCGGCTGACGTTCGCCGACATCGAACTCGACGAGGACACCCACGAGGCGTGGAAGGCCGGCGAGCTGGTGTCGCTGTCGCCGACCGAGTTCACCCTGCTGCGGTACTTCATGATCAACGCGGGCACCGTGCTGAGCAAACCGAAGATCCTCGACCACGTGTGGCGCTACGATTTCGGCGGCGAAGTCAATATCGTCGAGTCCTATGTCTCCTATCTGCGCCGCAAGATCGACACCGGTGACAAGCGCCTGCTGCACACCCTGCGCGGGGTGGGCTACGTGCTGCGTGAACCCCGGTAG
- a CDS encoding sensor histidine kinase: MSLTAPPRRELPLRVSLVAAALVLVAFGLLASGIAVTSILRHNLINRADQSLLAASHTWARVPRSVPSTREDPNAGRPPSKFYVRGVDLDGSVWLAGNDRVAEPRLPDDNDVGPEPVTVGSLDHSGVQWRAMTVRGPAGERITVATDLADVQSTVRELIWSQVGIGTGVLLILGALGYAVVNRSLRPLGEVERTAAAIAAGQLDRRVPERDPHTEVGRLAAALNSMLAQLQRAVAASESSAEQARQSEDRLRRFITDASHELRTPLTTIRGFAELYRQGAADDVEPLMSRIESESRRMSLLVEDLLLLAQLDAHRPLERHRVDLLALASDAVHDGQAVAPKRVITLEVLDGPGTPEVLGDEARLRQVLSNLVSNALQHTPDDAAVAVRVGTDGDTVMLEVADTGPGMSDQDAERVFERFFRADSSRTRASGGAGLGLPIVDSLVKAHGGTVSIITVAERGCTFRVLLPRITG, encoded by the coding sequence TTGTCGCTGACCGCACCCCCGCGCCGGGAACTGCCGCTGCGGGTCTCGCTGGTCGCCGCCGCCCTGGTGCTGGTGGCGTTCGGCCTGCTGGCCTCCGGGATCGCGGTCACCTCGATCCTGCGGCACAACCTGATCAACCGCGCCGACCAGTCGCTGCTGGCGGCCTCGCACACGTGGGCGCGGGTGCCGCGCAGCGTGCCGAGCACCCGCGAGGACCCCAACGCGGGCCGCCCGCCGTCGAAGTTCTACGTGCGCGGGGTGGACCTCGACGGCAGCGTGTGGCTGGCCGGCAACGACCGGGTCGCCGAGCCCCGGCTGCCCGACGACAACGATGTCGGACCCGAACCGGTCACCGTCGGCTCGCTGGACCACTCCGGGGTGCAGTGGCGGGCGATGACGGTGCGCGGCCCCGCGGGGGAACGGATCACGGTGGCCACCGACCTCGCCGACGTGCAGTCCACCGTGCGGGAGCTGATCTGGTCGCAGGTCGGGATCGGCACCGGGGTGCTGCTGATCCTCGGGGCGCTGGGCTATGCGGTGGTCAACCGCTCGCTGCGTCCGCTGGGGGAGGTGGAGCGCACCGCCGCGGCGATCGCGGCCGGCCAACTGGACCGCCGGGTCCCCGAGCGCGACCCGCACACCGAGGTCGGCCGCCTGGCCGCCGCCCTCAACAGCATGCTCGCCCAGCTGCAGCGGGCGGTGGCCGCCTCGGAGTCCTCCGCCGAGCAGGCCCGCCAATCCGAGGACCGGCTGCGCCGGTTCATCACCGACGCCAGCCACGAGCTGCGCACCCCGCTGACCACCATCCGTGGGTTCGCCGAGCTGTACCGCCAGGGCGCGGCCGACGACGTCGAGCCGCTGATGTCGCGGATCGAAAGCGAGTCGCGGCGGATGAGCCTGCTGGTGGAGGATCTGCTGCTGCTCGCCCAACTCGATGCGCACCGCCCCCTGGAACGCCACCGGGTGGATCTGCTCGCGCTGGCCAGCGACGCCGTGCACGACGGGCAGGCCGTCGCGCCCAAACGGGTGATCACCCTGGAGGTCCTCGACGGTCCCGGCACGCCGGAGGTGCTCGGCGACGAGGCGCGGCTGCGCCAGGTGCTGAGCAACCTGGTCTCCAACGCGCTGCAGCACACCCCCGACGACGCCGCGGTGGCGGTGCGGGTCGGCACCGACGGCGACACCGTGATGCTCGAGGTCGCCGACACCGGGCCGGGCATGAGCGACCAGGACGCCGAGCGGGTGTTCGAACGGTTCTTCCGCGCCGACTCGTCGCGCACCCGGGCCAGCGGCGGCGCCGGGCTCGGCCTGCCGATCGTCGACTCGCTGGTCAAGGCCCACGGGGGGACGGTCAGCATCATCACCGTCGCCGAGCGGGGCTGCACGTTTCGGGTGCTGCTGCCGCGGATCACCGGGTAG
- a CDS encoding HIT family protein, translating to MATVFTKIINRELPGRFVYEDEDVVGFLTIEPMTQGHTLVVPREEIDGWQDVDSPAFTRVMTVAQRIGKAVCAAFDTERAGLIIAGLEVPHLHVHVFPARNLSDFGFAHVDRDPSPESLDEAQAKILTALGELD from the coding sequence ATGGCCACCGTGTTCACCAAGATCATCAACCGGGAGTTGCCCGGCCGCTTCGTCTACGAGGACGAGGACGTGGTCGGGTTTTTGACCATCGAACCCATGACCCAGGGCCACACCCTGGTGGTGCCGCGCGAGGAGATCGACGGCTGGCAGGACGTCGACTCCCCGGCGTTCACCCGGGTGATGACCGTGGCCCAGCGCATCGGCAAGGCGGTCTGCGCGGCGTTCGACACCGAACGCGCCGGGCTGATCATCGCCGGGCTGGAGGTGCCGCACCTGCACGTCCACGTCTTCCCGGCCCGCAACCTGTCCGATTTCGGGTTCGCCCACGTCGACCGCGACCCCTCGCCGGAGTCCCTCGACGAGGCGCAGGCGAAGATCCTCACCGCGCTCGGCGAACTGGACTGA
- a CDS encoding enoyl-CoA hydratase/isomerase family protein, with protein MALRIVDVAEAPGPDLDAAADDGPLIAVGALSDADESTLRDATFTLTEEPTEDRRAVTVTSIDAAVAEVRTRVDRWPQAAAVCDDVLRSVDVAGTVAAGLVTESLGYSTLQSGPEFARWLAERGARGFDEVPDPVLVERDGSRLSITFNRPGRHNAFSNATRQALVEALLIAQADPTVEAVVLSGTGPSFCSGGDLAEFGTFTDPVAAHLARTRQSPARRLAAITARLGASCRAQVHGQVLGSGLEMAAFCGHVTCRHDAVLGLPELRLGLIPGAGGTVSVTRRIGRWRTAYLVLSGKTIDPGTALSWGLVDAVG; from the coding sequence ATGGCCTTGCGTATCGTGGATGTCGCCGAGGCGCCCGGCCCGGATCTCGACGCCGCGGCCGACGACGGGCCGCTCATCGCGGTCGGTGCGCTCAGCGACGCCGACGAGTCCACGTTGCGTGACGCCACTTTCACCCTCACCGAGGAGCCGACCGAGGATCGGCGCGCGGTCACGGTCACCTCGATCGACGCCGCGGTGGCCGAGGTGCGAACCCGCGTCGATCGCTGGCCGCAGGCCGCCGCGGTCTGCGACGACGTGCTGCGCAGCGTGGACGTGGCCGGCACCGTCGCGGCGGGTCTGGTCACCGAATCCCTGGGGTATTCGACGTTGCAGTCCGGCCCGGAGTTCGCGCGCTGGTTGGCCGAGCGCGGCGCCCGCGGCTTCGACGAGGTGCCCGACCCGGTGCTCGTCGAGCGGGACGGCTCACGGCTGTCGATCACCTTCAACCGCCCCGGCCGGCACAACGCGTTCTCCAACGCCACCCGCCAGGCGCTGGTGGAGGCCCTGCTGATCGCCCAGGCGGACCCCACCGTCGAGGCCGTGGTGCTCAGCGGCACCGGGCCGTCGTTCTGCAGCGGCGGGGATCTCGCCGAGTTCGGCACCTTCACCGACCCGGTCGCTGCTCACCTGGCGCGCACACGCCAGAGCCCGGCGCGCCGACTGGCCGCCATCACCGCCCGCCTCGGCGCCTCCTGCCGCGCGCAGGTCCACGGCCAGGTGTTGGGCAGCGGATTGGAGATGGCCGCGTTCTGCGGACACGTGACCTGCCGCCACGATGCGGTCCTCGGGCTGCCGGAGCTACGACTGGGCCTCATCCCCGGAGCAGGGGGCACGGTCAGCGTGACCCGGCGGATCGGGCGTTGGCGCACAGCGTATCTGGTGCTCTCGGGTAAGACGATCGATCCCGGGACGGCGTTATCGTGGGGACTCGTCGATGCCGTGGGGTAG
- a CDS encoding CoA transferase, giving the protein MPWGRGPLRIPAPVSTGAQGVADEIARRIGELGGNRVDVDAAEILTGRAALRNLSAPTQISAGGATRLLASPDGWWALTLSRADDVDAVPALLERDDVGADPWPSVVSASTTGSARAWVRRARLLGLPAAVLGESRPAEPTVGVGGAPAQRSLADLLVVDLSSMWAGPLCGALLAAAGATVVKVETPARPDGTRAGDPQFFAWMNAQKLSCCVALEDPILAGLLAVADVVVEGSRPGGLRRRGLGAEQVAARAGRVWVRISGYGAEHPDRVAFGDDAAVAGGLVGRRDGAPVFCGDAIADPLTGLHAARAVLHSLARGGGSVIDVAMAAVAATYAALPEAPVATAVPTPPPPRTVRPLGADNRRVEALITARRGAC; this is encoded by the coding sequence ATGCCGTGGGGTAGGGGCCCGCTGCGCATTCCGGCGCCGGTCTCGACCGGCGCGCAGGGTGTCGCCGACGAGATCGCACGACGCATCGGTGAACTGGGCGGAAACCGCGTGGATGTCGATGCGGCCGAAATCCTCACCGGGCGTGCCGCATTGCGCAATCTCAGCGCCCCGACGCAGATCTCCGCGGGCGGTGCCACCCGCCTGCTGGCCTCCCCCGACGGATGGTGGGCTTTGACGTTGTCGCGCGCCGACGACGTCGACGCGGTGCCGGCGCTGCTGGAGCGCGACGACGTCGGAGCCGATCCGTGGCCGTCGGTGGTGAGCGCATCGACCACCGGCTCGGCGCGCGCGTGGGTGCGGCGGGCACGGCTTCTGGGCCTGCCCGCCGCGGTGTTGGGCGAATCGCGCCCCGCCGAGCCGACGGTCGGCGTCGGCGGCGCGCCCGCGCAGCGTTCGCTGGCCGATCTCCTCGTCGTCGACCTGTCCTCGATGTGGGCCGGGCCGCTGTGCGGCGCACTGCTGGCCGCCGCCGGCGCCACCGTGGTCAAGGTCGAGACCCCGGCGCGCCCCGACGGTACGCGCGCCGGAGACCCGCAATTCTTCGCCTGGATGAATGCGCAGAAGCTCTCCTGCTGCGTCGCTCTCGAGGACCCCATCCTGGCCGGGCTCCTGGCGGTCGCCGACGTCGTCGTCGAGGGATCGCGTCCGGGCGGGCTGCGTCGCCGTGGTCTCGGCGCCGAGCAGGTGGCGGCGCGAGCCGGGCGGGTCTGGGTCCGGATCAGCGGCTACGGCGCCGAGCACCCCGACCGTGTCGCCTTCGGCGACGACGCCGCGGTCGCCGGCGGCCTGGTCGGCCGCCGCGACGGCGCGCCGGTGTTCTGCGGTGATGCGATCGCCGACCCGCTGACCGGGCTGCACGCCGCCCGGGCCGTGCTGCACAGCCTCGCCCGCGGCGGGGGCAGCGTCATCGACGTCGCGATGGCGGCGGTGGCCGCAACCTACGCCGCCCTTCCCGAGGCACCCGTGGCGACCGCGGTGCCGACACCGCCGCCACCGCGGACCGTCCGCCCGCTCGGCGCCGACAATCGGCGGGTCGAGGCGCTGATCACCGCTCGCCGTGGCGCATGCTGA
- a CDS encoding amidohydrolase family protein yields the protein MLIRRGVLLDGRVVDVRVDTQIRDVAAGLTAHRGETVLDAQFGTVVAGLHDHHLHIRSAAAALESLHVGPPAVRTGEQFARALGAAAPGRDGWVRAIGYHESVAGDLDRHRLDALMPAIPVRVQHRSGVMWILNTPALARVGLADHRDGRLRSADHTWSATLRHRDTPLTDLGERLVAFGVTGVTDATPDLDDADRADLESAHRSGQFRPRVHFLSPGKKILHDDRLDLDGLTAWISRRHHGGHRVAVHCVTTLQLTVAMAALRAAGCDGRDRIEHAAVVPDALLDDLAALGVTVVTQPNFVAERGDQYRSDVPADELAELWRIAALTRAGVPVAGGTDAPFGALDPWAAMRAAVHRRTEAGSVLGPNETIRPAHALRLFLGAPRDPARARTVAPGEPGDLCVLRLAPDAALAELASDMVAATVIGGDVVYRSR from the coding sequence ATGCTGATCCGCCGGGGGGTGCTGCTCGACGGGCGTGTGGTCGACGTCCGCGTCGACACGCAGATCCGCGATGTCGCCGCCGGCTTGACCGCGCACCGCGGCGAAACGGTGCTGGACGCGCAGTTCGGCACGGTCGTTGCCGGACTGCACGACCATCACCTGCATATCCGGTCGGCCGCCGCCGCGCTCGAGTCGCTGCACGTCGGACCACCGGCGGTGCGCACCGGGGAGCAGTTCGCCCGCGCGCTGGGCGCCGCGGCGCCGGGCCGCGACGGCTGGGTCCGCGCGATCGGCTACCACGAGTCGGTCGCCGGGGATCTCGACCGCCACCGACTCGACGCCCTCATGCCGGCGATCCCGGTACGCGTCCAGCACCGCAGCGGCGTGATGTGGATCCTCAACACCCCCGCCCTGGCCCGCGTGGGGTTGGCCGACCACCGTGACGGCCGCCTGCGCAGCGCCGACCACACGTGGTCGGCGACGCTGCGTCATCGCGACACTCCCCTCACCGACCTCGGCGAGCGCCTCGTGGCGTTCGGCGTCACCGGCGTCACCGACGCCACCCCGGACCTCGACGACGCCGATCGTGCCGACCTGGAGTCCGCGCATCGGTCCGGTCAGTTCCGGCCGCGGGTCCACTTCCTGTCCCCGGGCAAGAAGATCCTCCACGACGACCGATTGGACCTCGACGGTCTGACCGCCTGGATCAGCAGGCGTCACCACGGCGGCCATCGGGTCGCGGTGCACTGCGTGACCACCCTGCAGTTGACCGTGGCGATGGCGGCGTTGCGGGCCGCCGGCTGTGACGGGCGCGACCGGATCGAGCACGCCGCCGTCGTCCCCGATGCGCTGCTCGACGACCTGGCCGCGCTGGGCGTCACCGTCGTCACCCAGCCGAATTTCGTCGCCGAGCGCGGTGACCAGTACCGCAGCGATGTGCCCGCCGACGAACTCGCCGAGCTCTGGCGGATCGCCGCACTGACCCGGGCGGGGGTGCCGGTGGCCGGCGGCACCGACGCACCGTTCGGCGCCCTCGACCCGTGGGCGGCGATGCGCGCCGCGGTGCACCGGCGCACCGAGGCCGGATCGGTTCTCGGCCCGAACGAGACGATCCGCCCCGCGCACGCGCTGCGGTTGTTCCTCGGCGCGCCACGGGACCCGGCGCGGGCCCGCACCGTCGCCCCCGGTGAACCCGGGGATCTGTGCGTGCTCCGCCTCGCCCCCGACGCGGCCTTGGCCGAACTCGCCTCCGACATGGTCGCCGCCACCGTGATCGGCGGCGACGTCGTCTACCGGTCCCGCTAA
- a CDS encoding N-acyl-D-amino-acid deacylase family protein yields the protein MGEVTYDTIIRNGRWFDGTGAASAIRHLGIRDGRVVTVSPTPLAEHGCPRVLDATDRWVLPGMIDIHTHYDIEVLDAPALAESLRHGVTTVFVGSCSLSTVHVDGDDAGDLFGRVEAIPRDHVLDAVNRHKTWSTPAQYVAALEALALGPNLAAFIGHSDVRTATLGLDRATRPEVRPSRAEQAQMEAMVDAALDAGFVGMSSQQLLFDKLDGQTCRSRTLPSTYARPRELRRLKALLRRRGRVLQSGPDISNPFNLVSQLAQSLGWGRAKLKTSLLSAADVKANPLAIGTIGPSARLINALGGDFRWQHLPVPFEVYADGIDLVVFEEFGSGAAALHLSDQLARNALLRDEGYRRRFRKDYDARFGMRVWHRDFFDAEIVACPDPAVVGKTFGRVGLDRGGLHPVDAFLDLVLDHGTALRWRTTISNHRPHVLRTLAADPGVQLGFSDAGAHLRNMAFYNFGLRLLRHVRDAERAGRPFLTVEQAVHRLTGELADWYDVDAGHLRVGDHADVVVIDPAHLDADLDAYAEQPVATYGGLSRMVNRNDAAVTAVLVAGQPVFDHGVATAAVGTRRTGAFLRAGQRRAAPVAAAVDVF from the coding sequence ATGGGTGAGGTGACGTACGACACAATTATCCGCAACGGTCGGTGGTTCGACGGCACCGGGGCGGCGTCGGCGATCCGGCATCTGGGGATCCGCGACGGCCGCGTGGTCACCGTCAGCCCCACCCCGCTGGCCGAGCACGGGTGCCCGCGGGTCCTCGACGCCACCGACCGGTGGGTGCTGCCCGGCATGATCGACATCCACACCCACTACGACATCGAAGTGCTCGACGCGCCCGCGCTCGCGGAGTCGCTGCGCCACGGGGTCACCACGGTGTTCGTCGGCTCCTGTTCACTGTCGACGGTGCACGTCGACGGCGACGACGCCGGGGACCTGTTCGGCCGGGTGGAGGCCATCCCCCGCGACCACGTGCTCGACGCGGTCAACCGGCACAAGACCTGGTCCACCCCCGCGCAGTACGTCGCCGCGCTCGAGGCGCTGGCGCTGGGGCCCAACCTCGCGGCGTTCATCGGGCACTCCGACGTCCGCACCGCCACCCTGGGGCTCGACCGCGCCACCCGCCCCGAGGTGCGCCCCAGCCGCGCCGAGCAGGCCCAGATGGAGGCGATGGTCGACGCGGCGCTGGACGCCGGGTTCGTCGGCATGTCCTCCCAGCAGCTGCTCTTCGACAAACTCGACGGCCAGACCTGCCGCTCGCGCACCCTGCCGTCCACCTACGCCAGGCCGCGCGAGCTGCGCCGGCTCAAAGCGTTGCTGCGTCGCCGCGGTCGGGTGCTGCAGTCGGGCCCGGACATCTCCAACCCGTTCAATCTGGTCTCCCAGCTGGCCCAGTCGCTGGGGTGGGGGCGGGCGAAACTGAAAACCAGTCTGCTCTCGGCGGCCGACGTCAAGGCCAACCCGCTGGCGATCGGAACGATCGGGCCGTCGGCGCGGCTGATCAACGCACTCGGCGGCGACTTCCGCTGGCAGCATCTTCCGGTGCCGTTCGAGGTGTACGCCGACGGTATCGATCTGGTGGTGTTCGAGGAGTTCGGATCCGGGGCGGCGGCGCTGCACCTGAGCGACCAGCTGGCCCGCAACGCGTTGCTGCGCGATGAAGGCTACCGGCGCCGGTTCCGCAAGGACTACGACGCCAGATTCGGTATGCGGGTGTGGCATCGGGACTTCTTCGACGCCGAGATCGTGGCCTGCCCCGATCCGGCGGTGGTCGGCAAGACCTTCGGCCGGGTCGGGCTCGACCGGGGCGGGCTGCACCCGGTCGACGCGTTTTTGGATCTGGTGCTCGACCACGGCACCGCGCTGCGCTGGCGCACCACGATCTCCAATCACCGCCCGCACGTGCTGCGCACCCTGGCCGCCGATCCGGGCGTCCAACTCGGCTTCTCCGACGCCGGGGCGCATCTGCGCAACATGGCGTTCTACAACTTCGGGCTGCGGTTGCTGCGCCATGTCCGTGACGCCGAGCGCGCCGGGCGGCCGTTCCTCACCGTCGAGCAGGCGGTGCACCGGCTCACCGGGGAACTGGCCGACTGGTACGACGTCGACGCCGGGCATCTGCGGGTCGGCGACCACGCCGACGTGGTGGTGATCGACCCGGCCCACCTCGACGCCGACCTCGACGCCTACGCCGAGCAGCCGGTCGCCACCTACGGCGGGCTGTCGCGGATGGTCAACCGCAACGACGCGGCGGTCACCGCGGTGCTGGTCGCCGGGCAGCCGGTCTTCGACCACGGTGTGGCCACCGCGGCGGTCGGCACCCGGCGCACCGGGGCGTTCCTGCGCGCCGGGCAGCGCCGCGCCGCCCCGGTCGCCGCCGCTGTCGACGTCTTTTAG
- the fadD1 gene encoding fatty-acid--CoA ligase FadD1 yields the protein MADTVQQLLNERAGDDSVAVKYGQRRWSWREHLAEAAATAAALLALADTDRPVHVGALLGNDPGMLTQMAAAGLGGYVLCGINTTRRGAALLDDIRRADCQILVTDAEHRGLLEGLDLSGLTVVDLTDERWAASVRTAPELVAHRVPGPMDTFMMIFTSGTSGDPKAVQISHFMVLVAGQRLVEQFAVTAADTCYLAMPLFHSNALVGGWAVAAVSGAAMAPATFSASRFLADIRGYGATYMNYVGKPLTYILATPERPDDADNPLRVAFGNEAGDRAIAEFGRRFDTLVWDAFGSTENAVIITREPGTPLGSIGKGFAGVAIYDSATVTECAVAEFAADGSLRNPDEAIGELVNTAGTGFFTGYYNDDRATEHRTRAGMYWSGDLAYRDADGWIYLAGRTTDWMRVDGENLAAAPIERILSRCPQIGQVAVYAVPDEAVGDQVMAAIVPAEVSPALSPQTLEQFLADQPDLSPKAWPRYVRVTAALPATATHKVLKRQLVTEGISAGDGQLWVRQERGTRYAAMT from the coding sequence GTGGCTGACACGGTTCAACAACTGCTCAACGAACGCGCCGGTGACGACAGTGTCGCGGTGAAATACGGGCAACGGCGGTGGAGTTGGCGTGAGCATCTCGCGGAGGCGGCCGCCACGGCGGCCGCGCTGCTGGCGCTGGCCGACACCGACCGCCCCGTGCACGTGGGCGCGCTGTTGGGCAACGACCCGGGCATGCTGACCCAGATGGCCGCCGCCGGGCTGGGCGGCTATGTGCTCTGCGGGATCAACACCACCCGCCGCGGCGCCGCGCTGCTCGACGACATCCGCCGCGCCGACTGCCAGATCCTGGTGACCGACGCCGAGCACCGGGGGCTGCTCGAGGGCCTGGACCTGTCGGGGCTGACCGTCGTCGACCTCACCGACGAGCGGTGGGCGGCGTCGGTGCGCACCGCACCGGAGCTGGTGGCGCACCGGGTCCCCGGCCCGATGGACACGTTCATGATGATCTTCACCTCGGGGACCAGCGGGGATCCCAAGGCGGTGCAGATCTCGCATTTCATGGTGCTGGTGGCCGGTCAACGGTTGGTCGAGCAGTTCGCCGTCACCGCCGCCGACACCTGTTATCTGGCGATGCCGCTGTTTCATTCCAACGCCCTGGTGGGCGGCTGGGCGGTGGCGGCGGTGTCCGGCGCGGCGATGGCCCCGGCGACGTTCTCGGCCTCGCGGTTCCTCGCCGACATCCGCGGCTACGGGGCCACCTACATGAACTACGTCGGCAAGCCGCTGACCTACATTCTGGCCACGCCCGAACGCCCCGACGACGCCGACAACCCGCTGCGGGTGGCGTTCGGCAACGAGGCCGGCGACCGGGCGATCGCCGAGTTCGGCCGGCGGTTCGACACGTTGGTCTGGGACGCGTTCGGCTCCACCGAGAACGCCGTCATCATCACCCGCGAGCCCGGCACCCCGCTCGGTTCGATCGGCAAGGGGTTCGCCGGGGTCGCCATCTACGACTCGGCGACCGTGACCGAATGCGCGGTCGCCGAGTTCGCCGCCGACGGGTCGCTGCGCAACCCCGACGAGGCCATCGGGGAGTTGGTCAACACCGCCGGCACCGGGTTTTTCACCGGCTACTACAACGACGACCGCGCCACCGAGCACCGCACCCGCGCCGGCATGTACTGGTCGGGGGATCTGGCCTACCGCGATGCCGACGGGTGGATCTATCTGGCGGGGCGCACCACCGACTGGATGCGGGTGGACGGGGAGAACCTGGCGGCCGCCCCGATCGAACGCATCCTGTCGCGCTGCCCGCAGATCGGCCAGGTCGCCGTGTACGCGGTCCCCGACGAGGCCGTCGGCGACCAGGTGATGGCCGCGATCGTGCCGGCCGAGGTGAGCCCTGCGCTGAGCCCGCAGACCCTCGAGCAGTTCCTGGCCGACCAACCCGACCTGTCGCCGAAGGCCTGGCCACGGTATGTGCGGGTGACCGCGGCGCTGCCGGCGACCGCCACCCACAAGGTGCTCAAACGGCAGCTGGTCACCGAGGGCATCAGCGCCGGTGACGGGCAGCTGTGGGTGCGCCAGGAGCGCGGCACGCGGTACGCCGCCATGACCTAG
- a CDS encoding SDR family NAD(P)-dependent oxidoreductase — translation MSAPVPQSTLAGRVAVVVGGTRGIGAAVAGLLAEQGAQMVVNGRDPQAADATAGRLPGAIAVPGSPAEPAVADHLVGACLEEFGRLDILINCAGTAEPPGSSILNITSAAFRDLLDAHLGTVFETCRAAAPHLVAAGGGAIVNTSSFAFLGDYGGTGYPAGKGGVNGLTMAIAAELREHRVRANVICPGARTRLSTGPDYEAQIATLQRRGLLDEVSARGALDAAPPQYAAPLYAYLAGDAAAAITGRIFIAAGGFVGEFARPTPAILGYRDHHDNPPWGLDELHAMLGGADR, via the coding sequence GTGAGCGCCCCGGTCCCGCAGAGCACGCTGGCCGGCCGTGTCGCCGTCGTCGTCGGCGGTACCCGCGGGATCGGCGCGGCCGTGGCGGGCCTGCTCGCCGAGCAGGGCGCGCAGATGGTGGTCAACGGCCGGGACCCGCAAGCCGCGGACGCCACCGCCGGGCGCCTTCCGGGAGCGATCGCCGTGCCCGGGTCCCCGGCGGAGCCCGCGGTCGCCGATCACCTCGTCGGGGCGTGTCTGGAGGAGTTCGGGCGCCTGGACATCCTGATCAACTGTGCCGGCACCGCCGAGCCGCCCGGCTCGTCGATCCTCAACATCACCAGCGCGGCATTCCGCGACCTGCTCGACGCCCATCTGGGCACGGTGTTCGAGACCTGCCGCGCCGCCGCACCGCACCTGGTGGCCGCCGGCGGCGGTGCGATCGTCAACACCAGTTCGTTCGCGTTTCTCGGCGACTACGGCGGCACCGGGTACCCGGCCGGCAAGGGCGGGGTCAACGGGCTGACCATGGCGATCGCCGCCGAGTTGCGCGAACACCGGGTGCGCGCCAACGTGATCTGCCCCGGGGCGAGAACCCGGTTGTCCACCGGCCCGGACTACGAGGCGCAGATCGCGACGCTGCAGCGGCGCGGCCTGCTCGATGAGGTCAGTGCACGCGGCGCCCTCGACGCGGCCCCGCCGCAGTACGCGGCCCCGTTGTACGCCTACCTCGCCGGGGATGCGGCCGCGGCGATCACCGGGCGGATCTTCATCGCCGCAGGCGGTTTCGTCGGTGAGTTCGCCCGCCCGACTCCGGCGATCCTGGGCTACCGCGACCACCACGACAACCCGCCGTGGGGCCTCGATGAGCTGCACGCCATGCTGGGCGGCGCGGATCGGTGA
- a CDS encoding nuclear transport factor 2 family protein, with product MPDENTPDTPALTASQSSWRCAQGKDKQGWLALMADDVVIEDPIGKTVTNPDGTGVRGKDAVAAFFDANIAVNDLTITCEETFLSSSPHEVAHILKLHSRFEGGYTSTVRGVFTYRTDDAGLLTNLRGYWNLDVMQFGKPE from the coding sequence ATGCCCGACGAGAACACCCCCGACACACCGGCACTGACCGCCTCACAGTCCTCGTGGCGGTGCGCCCAGGGCAAGGACAAACAGGGCTGGTTGGCGTTGATGGCCGACGACGTGGTCATCGAGGACCCGATCGGCAAGACGGTGACCAACCCCGACGGCACCGGGGTGCGCGGCAAGGACGCGGTGGCGGCCTTCTTCGACGCCAACATCGCGGTCAACGACCTCACCATCACCTGCGAGGAGACCTTCTTGTCGTCCTCGCCGCACGAGGTCGCCCACATCCTGAAGCTGCACAGCCGATTCGAGGGCGGCTACACCTCCACGGTGCGCGGGGTGTTCACCTACCGGACCGACGACGCGGGGCTGCTGACCAACCTGCGCGGCTACTGGAACCTCGACGTGATGCAGTTCGGGAAACCGGAGTGA